In the genome of Myxococcus stipitatus, one region contains:
- a CDS encoding DJ-1/PfpI family protein — MTLAPLASMLLATWMTATPPDDAEAIRAAVADYTEGVKAGDGARLQRAFHPDSKLLYVKPDGTFTAWASADYIQNAVKNPGKGREDKVLQIDIAGTAALAKVSVRTEKFEFIDYISLLKLGGQWTIVSKVFHREPRADISGPTSPPRAALKSGPLSGRTVAMLVTHGFNLPEMTETRRALEEAGARVELIAPKAGTVRAEAKEGRTSEFPVDRVLGEARPDAYHALYLPGGTPSADSLRLVPEAVTFVQGFLQAKKPVAAICHGVWLLADAGGVKGRRVTSFPSLRMDLRNAGATWVNEEVVVDGLLITSRWQDDLPAFNRQVVTRFSHPASP; from the coding sequence ATGACGCTCGCCCCACTCGCCTCGATGCTGCTCGCCACCTGGATGACGGCCACGCCCCCCGACGACGCGGAGGCCATCCGCGCGGCGGTCGCCGACTACACCGAGGGCGTGAAGGCGGGCGACGGCGCACGCCTGCAGCGCGCCTTCCATCCCGACTCGAAGCTCCTCTACGTGAAGCCCGACGGCACGTTCACCGCGTGGGCCAGCGCGGACTACATCCAGAACGCGGTGAAGAACCCCGGGAAGGGACGCGAGGACAAGGTCCTCCAGATTGACATCGCTGGCACCGCGGCCCTCGCCAAGGTGTCCGTCCGCACGGAGAAGTTCGAGTTCATCGACTACATCTCCCTGCTCAAGCTGGGCGGCCAGTGGACCATCGTCTCCAAGGTGTTCCACCGCGAGCCTCGGGCGGACATCTCCGGGCCGACGTCCCCGCCGCGCGCGGCCCTGAAGAGCGGGCCCCTCTCCGGGCGCACCGTCGCGATGCTCGTCACCCACGGCTTCAACCTCCCCGAGATGACCGAGACACGCCGCGCGCTCGAGGAAGCAGGAGCCCGTGTGGAGCTCATCGCCCCCAAGGCGGGCACCGTGCGCGCGGAGGCGAAGGAGGGCCGCACGAGCGAGTTCCCCGTGGACCGTGTCCTCGGCGAGGCCCGCCCGGACGCCTATCACGCGCTCTACCTGCCGGGTGGAACCCCCAGCGCGGACAGCCTGCGCCTGGTCCCCGAGGCCGTCACGTTCGTGCAGGGCTTCCTCCAGGCGAAGAAGCCCGTGGCCGCCATCTGTCATGGCGTGTGGCTGCTCGCCGACGCGGGGGGCGTGAAGGGACGCCGCGTCACCTCCTTCCCCTCCCTGCGCATGGACCTGCGCAATGCGGGCGCCACGTGGGTGAACGAGGAGGTCGTCGTGGATGGCCTGCTCATCACCAGCCGCTGGCAGGACGACCTGCCCGCGTTCAACCGGCAAGTGGTGACGCGCTTCTCCCATCCCGCCTCGCCCTGA
- a CDS encoding sensor histidine kinase has product MTDFRRLFWKLNTAGWLGYGVVTYVTYAPVLVEMTAEQRETMAVYKAIRMALGFVLSLGLHRICQRVRAGRLPHWGQVLLLLLVCWVFGTAWGLLLRGVSASFFPDRTPLDWAMVPRVGQNLGWVFAMWCGAYYAVKTWHERQAEERAHIEARALANEARLQALQYQLNPHFLFNALNSLRATISEDSNRAQTMVTQLAELLRHTLTGPQQVLIPLEEELESIHNYLALEKVRFEERLQVEVVVSPAAARAHLPALTLQPLLENALKHGARRDSVLRVTLRADLEGNELRIDVANTGSLKRAAEAEGAPRSTRIGLRNMKERLEVLFPGRNSFVLEERDGWVHATLRLKVPDGTTALSAAGG; this is encoded by the coding sequence ATGACGGACTTCCGCCGCCTCTTCTGGAAGCTGAACACCGCCGGATGGCTCGGCTATGGCGTGGTCACCTACGTCACGTATGCCCCCGTGCTGGTGGAGATGACGGCGGAGCAGCGCGAGACCATGGCCGTCTACAAGGCGATTCGCATGGCGCTCGGCTTCGTCCTCAGCCTGGGGCTGCACCGCATCTGCCAGCGCGTGCGCGCGGGACGTCTGCCTCATTGGGGCCAGGTGCTGTTGCTGCTGCTCGTGTGCTGGGTGTTCGGCACGGCGTGGGGGCTGCTCTTGCGCGGAGTCTCCGCATCGTTCTTCCCGGACCGCACTCCGCTGGACTGGGCGATGGTGCCTCGCGTGGGCCAGAACCTGGGCTGGGTCTTCGCGATGTGGTGCGGTGCCTACTACGCGGTGAAGACATGGCACGAGCGACAGGCCGAGGAGCGGGCGCACATCGAAGCGCGCGCCCTGGCAAATGAGGCCCGACTCCAGGCATTGCAGTACCAGCTCAATCCGCACTTCCTCTTCAACGCGCTCAACTCCCTGCGCGCCACCATCTCCGAGGACTCGAACCGCGCACAGACGATGGTGACCCAGCTGGCGGAGCTGCTCCGGCACACGCTCACCGGGCCGCAGCAGGTGCTCATCCCGCTGGAGGAGGAGCTGGAGAGCATCCACAACTATCTGGCGTTGGAGAAGGTCCGCTTCGAGGAGCGGTTGCAGGTCGAGGTGGTGGTGTCACCCGCCGCAGCCCGTGCCCACCTCCCCGCCCTCACGCTTCAGCCCTTGCTGGAGAATGCGCTCAAGCACGGGGCTCGCCGCGACTCGGTGCTGCGAGTCACCCTCCGGGCCGACCTGGAGGGAAACGAGCTGCGCATCGACGTGGCCAACACGGGCTCATTGAAGCGCGCGGCGGAGGCCGAGGGCGCCCCGCGCTCCACACGCATTGGACTTCGCAACATGAAGGAGCGGCTGGAGGTACTCTTTCCCGGCCGGAACTCGTTCGTCCTGGAGGAGCGGGACGGCTGGGTCCATGCCACGCTCCGGTTGAAGGTGCCCGATGGAACGACGGCTCTCAGCGCTGCTGGTGGATGA
- a CDS encoding LytTR family DNA-binding domain-containing protein: MERRLSALLVDDERLARVELRRLLAAHPNVEVVGEAEDIPGAASALRARRPDVVFLDIQLADASGFELLDEELGETAVVFVTALPAHAVRAFEVNALDYLLKPVSPARLERTLERLRSALDTQRPSGERKLTLEDRVLVQEGARSELVRVSDVRCIRAEDDYSRLVLANGREHLVHESLKSWEARLPPRHFVRVHRSTVVNLEHVERLSREENDSWLVHVRGLVEPLSMSRRYAVRVRELLA; this comes from the coding sequence ATGGAACGACGGCTCTCAGCGCTGCTGGTGGATGACGAGCGGCTGGCTCGCGTGGAGCTGCGCAGGCTGCTCGCGGCGCACCCGAACGTCGAGGTGGTGGGCGAGGCCGAGGATATTCCCGGTGCGGCCAGCGCACTGCGGGCCCGGCGCCCGGATGTGGTGTTCCTCGACATCCAGCTGGCGGACGCGTCCGGCTTCGAGCTCCTCGATGAGGAGCTGGGTGAGACGGCCGTGGTGTTCGTCACCGCCCTGCCCGCTCACGCCGTGCGCGCCTTCGAGGTGAATGCGCTCGACTACCTCCTCAAGCCCGTCTCACCGGCGCGACTGGAGCGCACGCTGGAGCGGCTGCGGTCCGCGCTGGACACGCAGCGCCCCTCCGGCGAACGCAAGCTCACGCTCGAGGACCGGGTGCTCGTTCAAGAAGGCGCTCGCAGCGAGCTGGTCCGAGTCAGCGACGTGCGCTGCATCCGCGCCGAAGACGACTACTCCCGGCTGGTGCTGGCCAACGGACGCGAGCACCTGGTCCACGAGTCACTCAAGAGCTGGGAGGCACGCCTGCCCCCGCGTCACTTCGTTCGGGTGCACCGCTCCACCGTCGTGAACCTGGAGCATGTGGAGCGCCTGTCCCGCGAGGAGAACGACTCGTGGCTCGTGCACGTGAGGGGGCTCGTGGAGCCGCTGAGCATGAGCCGGCGCTATGCCGTTCGCGTCCGGGAGCTGCTCGCCTGA
- the arsN2 gene encoding arsenic resistance N-acetyltransferase ArsN2, with product MLTLRSAVPVDLGAVEALLTTAGLPRQGVAAHLPHFLVAEREGTLVAAAGLELYGTSALLRSVVVSESQKGTGVGTELVTRLIERAAAEGLEAMFLLTTTAADYFPRFGFVRIDRADLPPALHASEELRGACPASAVVMRRLVVRRP from the coding sequence ATGCTCACTCTTCGGTCCGCCGTCCCTGTCGACCTCGGAGCAGTGGAGGCACTCCTCACGACCGCGGGACTGCCACGACAAGGGGTGGCAGCCCACTTGCCTCACTTTCTCGTGGCGGAGCGCGAAGGCACTCTCGTGGCCGCGGCGGGGCTGGAGCTGTATGGGACGAGTGCGCTGCTTCGCTCTGTTGTCGTGAGCGAGAGTCAGAAGGGGACGGGAGTGGGAACGGAGTTGGTGACCCGCCTCATCGAGCGAGCGGCCGCGGAGGGACTGGAGGCAATGTTCCTCCTCACCACCACCGCTGCGGACTACTTCCCGCGTTTCGGGTTTGTCCGCATCGACCGGGCGGACTTGCCTCCGGCGCTTCATGCGTCCGAGGAGCTCCGGGGGGCCTGTCCCGCCAGCGCGGTCGTGATGCGCCGTCTCGTGGTGCGCCGACCTTAG
- a CDS encoding arsenate reductase ArsC, producing the protein MMKTVIFACVHNAGRSQMAAAFFNALSDPAKARAVSAGTQPGERVHPEVQAAMAEVGIDLSGARPQRLTDELARGAQWLITMGCGDACPYVPGLRRGDWPLEDPKGKSVERVREIRDDVRARVGELLASEGWGR; encoded by the coding sequence ATGATGAAGACGGTCATCTTCGCTTGTGTCCACAATGCCGGCCGCTCGCAAATGGCGGCGGCATTCTTCAACGCCCTGTCGGACCCGGCCAAGGCTCGCGCTGTGTCCGCGGGTACACAGCCTGGCGAGCGTGTTCACCCCGAAGTGCAGGCGGCCATGGCGGAGGTGGGCATTGACCTGTCGGGCGCCAGGCCGCAGCGCCTGACGGATGAGCTCGCTCGAGGGGCTCAGTGGCTCATCACCATGGGATGTGGTGACGCCTGCCCGTATGTGCCGGGGTTGCGGCGTGGTGACTGGCCGCTCGAAGACCCCAAGGGCAAGTCGGTCGAGCGCGTGCGCGAGATTCGCGATGACGTGCGTGCCCGAGTGGGCGAGCTCCTGGCGAGCGAAGGGTGGGGGCGCTGA
- the arsB gene encoding ACR3 family arsenite efflux transporter, translating to MTATPASDDIVKKLSVIDRFLPVWIFAAMGLGIGLGRAFPDLGARLDTVKLDTVSLPIALGLLWMMYPVLAKVRYGELGRLRTRGKLFTTSLVLNWGVGPVLMFALAWLFLPDLPHYRNGLVLIGLARCIAMVLIWNMLACGSNEVAAVLVALNSVFQILFYSVLGWLFLTVIPGWLGADVTAFDVSMWSIARSVLIFLGVPLVAGALTRLGLTRLKGEAWYEQRFLPRLGPTALIGLLYTIVLMFAMQGEKMTRLPLDVVRISLPLLVYFAIMFTSAFFLSWKLGFSYEETASLSFTAAGNNFELAIAVAVGVFGMASGEALAGVVGPLIEVPALIALVYLSLWLRRRLFPGAGDAVLPRRF from the coding sequence ATGACCGCTACCCCTGCTTCGGACGACATCGTCAAGAAGCTCTCCGTCATCGACCGGTTCCTTCCGGTGTGGATCTTCGCCGCCATGGGGCTGGGCATCGGCCTGGGGCGGGCCTTCCCGGACCTGGGGGCGAGGTTGGACACGGTGAAGCTGGACACGGTGTCCCTGCCCATCGCCTTGGGCCTTCTGTGGATGATGTACCCGGTGCTCGCGAAGGTGCGGTACGGCGAGCTGGGACGGCTGCGCACGCGTGGCAAGCTCTTCACCACCTCCCTGGTGCTCAACTGGGGGGTGGGGCCGGTATTGATGTTCGCGCTGGCATGGCTCTTCCTTCCGGACCTTCCGCACTACCGCAATGGGCTGGTGCTCATCGGTCTGGCCCGCTGCATCGCCATGGTCCTCATCTGGAACATGCTCGCGTGCGGGAGCAATGAGGTGGCCGCCGTGTTGGTGGCGCTCAACTCGGTCTTCCAGATTCTCTTCTACTCGGTGCTCGGCTGGCTCTTCCTCACCGTCATCCCAGGATGGCTCGGCGCGGATGTGACGGCGTTCGACGTGTCCATGTGGAGCATCGCCAGGAGTGTGCTCATCTTCCTGGGGGTGCCGCTGGTGGCGGGCGCGCTGACGCGTCTCGGCCTCACCCGGCTCAAGGGAGAGGCCTGGTACGAGCAGCGCTTCCTGCCGCGCTTGGGGCCCACCGCGCTCATCGGCCTGCTCTACACCATCGTCCTCATGTTCGCGATGCAGGGGGAGAAGATGACCCGCCTGCCGCTGGATGTCGTGCGCATCTCCCTCCCGCTGCTCGTCTACTTCGCCATCATGTTCACCAGCGCCTTCTTCCTCTCCTGGAAGCTGGGTTTCTCCTATGAGGAGACGGCGTCGCTGTCGTTCACGGCCGCTGGCAACAACTTCGAGCTGGCCATCGCCGTGGCGGTGGGCGTGTTTGGGATGGCCTCGGGAGAAGCGCTGGCTGGCGTCGTGGGGCCGCTCATCGAGGTTCCCGCCCTCATCGCCTTGGTCTACTTGTCGCTCTGGCTCAGGCGCCGACTCTTCCCTGGAGCCGGCGATGCCGTGCTGCCTCGTCGCTTCTAG
- a CDS encoding metalloregulator ArsR/SmtB family transcription factor, with the protein MAPVASSLDVRAASRLFKALGDETRLRIVALLSHGELCVCHFESALHLTQSNTSRQLGVLKNAGVVEARREGSWVYYRLAPQLDEVCKAQLRALVSAFTKKDVLREDVERLLESRGPNACK; encoded by the coding sequence ATGGCACCTGTCGCCTCCTCTCTCGATGTCCGGGCCGCCTCCCGCCTCTTCAAGGCGCTGGGGGACGAGACTCGGCTCCGCATCGTCGCGCTCCTCAGCCACGGGGAGTTGTGTGTCTGCCACTTCGAGTCAGCCCTGCACCTGACCCAGTCCAACACCTCCCGCCAGCTCGGCGTGTTGAAGAACGCGGGCGTCGTCGAGGCCCGTCGAGAAGGAAGCTGGGTGTACTACCGCCTGGCTCCACAGCTGGACGAGGTGTGCAAGGCCCAGCTCCGGGCGCTCGTGTCCGCCTTCACGAAGAAGGACGTGCTCCGGGAAGACGTCGAGCGGCTCCTCGAGTCCCGTGGTCCCAACGCCTGCAAGTAA
- a CDS encoding dihydrofolate reductase family protein, which yields MSILTFGLNLTLDGCIDHTQGIADDELHDYWTQRMEQSGAMLFGRTTYELMEGFWPAVVHDEKAPRAMREWAQKLEAKAKYVVSSTRSDFPWQNTIRVEGDLREAITALKAKTERGVLVGAPKLATALEEWGLIDEYRFVVHPVISGHGPTLFHGLSSARQLELLSTQRFKSGAQALHFRRKAG from the coding sequence ATGAGCATCCTCACCTTCGGCCTCAATTTGACTTTGGACGGGTGCATCGACCACACCCAGGGAATCGCTGACGACGAGCTCCACGACTACTGGACGCAGCGCATGGAACAGAGCGGGGCCATGCTCTTCGGGCGAACCACCTACGAGCTGATGGAGGGATTCTGGCCCGCGGTGGTCCACGACGAAAAGGCACCGCGTGCGATGCGCGAATGGGCCCAGAAGCTCGAGGCGAAGGCGAAGTACGTCGTGTCGAGCACGCGGAGCGACTTTCCGTGGCAGAACACAATCAGGGTGGAGGGTGACCTTCGCGAGGCCATCACTGCGCTGAAAGCGAAGACCGAACGGGGTGTCCTCGTCGGTGCACCCAAGCTCGCGACCGCGCTCGAGGAGTGGGGGCTCATCGACGAGTACCGCTTCGTCGTTCATCCCGTCATCAGTGGCCACGGGCCGACGTTGTTTCATGGCCTGTCGAGCGCGCGGCAGCTCGAGCTCCTATCGACGCAGCGGTTCAAGTCCGGAGCGCAGGCCCTCCACTTCCGTCGCAAAGCGGGATGA
- a CDS encoding NAD(P)H-binding protein, translating into MKYLVTGATGNIGSGVTRCLLARGARPCVFVRDAKKARALFGNRVEVRVGDLSGSRASLSAALAGVDAAFLLSSGPKLGVRDRSFALAARDAGVKHLVKLSTLDVSTGVGTGPWHARGETAIRESGLSFTFIRSAAFMSNVLGWADSIASEGVLRSSTGEGRIAFIHPDDLAEVATHALTASESIEESLVVTGPEALSYGEMATRIGATIGKTVRFESISDEEAQASVGRGPYAAALVDIWRAIREGRMALVNDGVERVLGRRPRSFDRWVAQHADAFL; encoded by the coding sequence ATGAAGTATCTGGTCACGGGGGCGACCGGTAACATCGGCTCGGGGGTCACCCGGTGCCTGCTTGCGCGGGGTGCGCGCCCGTGCGTGTTCGTGCGCGATGCGAAGAAGGCGCGAGCACTCTTCGGGAATCGGGTCGAAGTCCGGGTTGGGGACCTATCTGGTTCGCGCGCCTCGCTCTCCGCCGCCCTCGCCGGGGTTGATGCGGCGTTTCTCCTGAGCAGCGGTCCCAAGCTCGGGGTCAGGGACCGCTCGTTCGCGCTCGCCGCAAGGGATGCTGGGGTGAAGCACCTGGTCAAGCTCTCGACGCTGGACGTGAGCACGGGCGTGGGGACGGGCCCCTGGCATGCGCGCGGCGAGACCGCCATTCGAGAGAGTGGCCTCTCGTTCACGTTCATCCGGTCGGCGGCGTTCATGTCGAACGTGCTCGGCTGGGCCGATTCAATCGCCTCCGAGGGCGTGCTCCGCTCCTCGACAGGGGAGGGGAGGATCGCCTTCATCCATCCGGACGACCTCGCCGAGGTGGCCACCCATGCCCTGACGGCGAGCGAGTCCATCGAGGAGTCCTTGGTGGTGACGGGACCAGAGGCGCTGAGCTACGGCGAGATGGCCACTCGAATCGGTGCCACCATCGGAAAGACAGTTCGCTTCGAGTCAATCTCCGATGAAGAGGCGCAGGCGAGCGTTGGCAGAGGCCCGTATGCCGCGGCGCTCGTCGATATCTGGCGTGCGATTCGGGAAGGGCGGATGGCGCTCGTCAACGATGGCGTGGAGCGCGTTCTCGGACGAAGGCCGCGCTCCTTCGACCGCTGGGTCGCTCAGCACGCCGACGCGTTTCTCTGA
- a CDS encoding SGNH/GDSL hydrolase family protein gives MASLPGAAALTEPMRAALLGLAPDIYSAELRRLRAGAKEAALELLADPVVGAMVDRLPLRPGARVLAFGDSHTSDPQSWGAILNEMLAVRRPMDGISIDVSAVAGETTTHGLIRMGGVIARNPDWILFFIGVNDARTQGPAPSKTLVALEETARNFEELRNRVSRETKSRCLWVTPPPVLEDCVSKHGGLSCFGVRFRNEDIARVAEVIAAFDEPVINLFESLGLSPSRELFMEDGLHFTLEGQKRIALEVVRGWSDGRAR, from the coding sequence GTGGCATCGCTTCCTGGGGCTGCGGCGCTCACCGAGCCGATGCGTGCGGCCCTGCTGGGCCTCGCTCCGGACATCTACTCCGCTGAACTCAGGCGTCTGCGTGCGGGCGCGAAGGAGGCCGCGCTCGAATTGCTCGCGGATCCCGTGGTGGGCGCGATGGTGGACCGCCTTCCCTTGCGGCCCGGGGCGAGGGTTCTCGCGTTCGGCGATAGCCACACCTCCGACCCACAGTCGTGGGGGGCAATCCTGAACGAGATGTTGGCTGTGCGCCGCCCCATGGATGGAATCTCGATTGACGTCAGCGCCGTCGCGGGTGAGACGACAACACACGGCCTGATTCGAATGGGCGGGGTCATCGCGAGGAATCCAGACTGGATCCTGTTCTTCATCGGCGTGAACGACGCACGGACACAAGGCCCGGCGCCGAGCAAGACGCTCGTTGCTCTCGAAGAGACGGCGCGAAACTTCGAGGAGCTCCGCAATCGCGTCTCGCGAGAGACGAAGTCGCGGTGCCTGTGGGTGACGCCTCCCCCGGTGCTCGAAGATTGCGTGTCGAAGCATGGGGGCTTGTCCTGCTTCGGGGTTCGCTTCCGCAACGAGGACATCGCCCGCGTCGCAGAGGTCATTGCCGCCTTCGATGAGCCCGTCATCAACCTGTTCGAGAGTCTCGGCCTGTCACCCTCGCGGGAGCTGTTCATGGAGGACGGGCTGCACTTCACGCTGGAGGGGCAGAAGCGAATCGCGCTCGAAGTCGTGCGCGGCTGGTCCGACGGGAGGGCGCGATGA
- a CDS encoding LysR family transcriptional regulator — protein MRAKIDLDLNDVALLVRVVQRRSFSAAARERGVPVSTVSRRIARLESALGLRLLERTTRTLRLTDAGRKYFDHAERAMDDLAQGTGQVRQLQDEPRGRVRIAAPISFGPAIANAVYRYLARHPGVSVDLDIDGRRPDPDSGFDIAIMTEKWSDTGDFVAREVRPMTRKLLFASPHYLKARGTPRGVEELAPHDCIATRATDGHATWMLSQGRTKRRFTFAPRLYVSEFSAAYRAVLAGVGIAMLPESLCAQDVTKRHMTRVLDGWEGEAAGVYLLYRAHRSLTAAVRTCIDHLLAELPATPLLRSAREN, from the coding sequence ATGCGCGCAAAAATCGACCTGGACCTCAACGACGTCGCCCTGCTCGTGCGCGTGGTGCAACGGCGGAGCTTCTCCGCCGCTGCTCGTGAGCGCGGGGTTCCCGTCTCGACCGTGAGCCGCCGCATCGCCCGGCTCGAGTCAGCGCTCGGGCTGCGGCTCCTCGAGCGCACGACGAGGACACTTCGCCTGACGGACGCGGGGCGCAAGTACTTCGACCATGCCGAACGCGCGATGGATGACCTCGCGCAAGGCACCGGGCAGGTTCGACAGTTGCAGGATGAACCTCGCGGCCGCGTTCGCATCGCCGCGCCGATTTCCTTCGGACCCGCCATCGCCAACGCGGTCTATCGGTACCTCGCCAGGCACCCGGGCGTGTCGGTCGACCTGGATATCGACGGGCGTCGCCCCGACCCCGACAGTGGCTTCGACATCGCAATCATGACGGAGAAATGGAGCGACACCGGCGACTTCGTTGCGCGCGAGGTCCGCCCGATGACCCGGAAGTTGCTGTTCGCGAGCCCGCACTACCTGAAGGCGCGCGGCACGCCTCGTGGCGTCGAGGAACTCGCGCCCCATGACTGCATCGCGACGCGCGCCACTGACGGCCACGCAACGTGGATGCTCTCCCAAGGTCGCACGAAGCGACGTTTCACCTTCGCGCCGCGCCTCTACGTGAGCGAATTCTCCGCTGCCTATCGCGCCGTGCTCGCGGGTGTCGGCATCGCGATGCTCCCCGAGTCATTGTGCGCCCAGGATGTGACAAAGAGACACATGACCCGAGTCCTGGATGGCTGGGAAGGAGAAGCCGCCGGTGTCTATCTGCTCTACCGCGCCCATCGGTCGCTGACGGCGGCGGTACGTACCTGCATCGACCACCTGCTCGCGGAGCTTCCCGCCACGCCTCTGCTCCGCAGCGCTCGCGAGAACTGA
- a CDS encoding B3/B4 domain-containing protein, whose protein sequence is MSSTNPTLQAKPSAEAADPRIAAWQEAYQRFGVNPKKARPSAEALLRRVVNGNPVPWINKAVNAYLFAELFYLLPVGGYTLGRLQGDLQLRLSPGDEPFTPIGGTEVEQTSAGEVVYADDARVLTRRWNFRDCDHAKVEADSRDIILFVEAPSAAVTTEDLKGLVSLIGEKIQQHCGGRTTLGLLDVREARAVQLPTE, encoded by the coding sequence TTGTCGTCCACCAATCCCACGCTCCAGGCGAAGCCAAGCGCTGAGGCGGCGGACCCTCGCATCGCCGCGTGGCAGGAGGCCTACCAGCGCTTCGGCGTCAATCCGAAGAAGGCGCGTCCCAGCGCGGAGGCGCTGTTGCGCCGCGTGGTGAACGGGAATCCCGTGCCGTGGATCAACAAGGCGGTGAACGCGTACCTGTTCGCGGAGCTCTTCTATCTGCTGCCCGTGGGTGGCTACACGCTGGGCCGGCTCCAGGGCGACCTCCAGCTCCGCCTGTCGCCAGGCGACGAGCCCTTCACGCCCATCGGCGGCACGGAGGTGGAGCAGACCAGCGCGGGCGAGGTCGTCTACGCGGACGACGCGCGCGTGCTCACCCGGCGGTGGAACTTCCGCGACTGCGACCACGCCAAGGTGGAGGCCGACTCGCGCGACATCATCCTCTTCGTCGAGGCGCCCTCCGCCGCGGTGACGACCGAGGACCTCAAAGGCCTCGTCTCACTCATCGGCGAGAAGATCCAACAGCACTGCGGGGGCCGCACCACCCTGGGCCTCCTGGACGTGCGCGAGGCCCGCGCGGTCCAGCTGCCGACGGAGTGA
- a CDS encoding cytochrome-c peroxidase encodes MSRTRFYSLLTLASLGAGGLLACERKQEPVVSPAVVAEAPKPRGPKPLTPDQLAHFFRPVPPGKDAKPAPKDTPSQVELGRMLFFEPRLSKNHDVSCNTCHGLGTYGVDNKALSDGHKGLKGARNSPTVYNAAGHIAQFWDGRADTLEAQATGPILNPVEMAMPDARRVVTTLSSMPEYVARFREAFPGEKKPVSLENAARALAAFERGLTTTSRFDRFVAGDPSALTETEQRGLQLFASTGCTTCHNGPTVGGLSFQRLGLVEDYPGLKDAGRFDVTKNEDDRGKFRVPTLLNVERTGPYLHDGSVKDLPTMVRLMARHQLARTLTDAEVDDLVAFLKSLTGALPPAERIAAPALPPSTPKTPKPDPS; translated from the coding sequence ATGTCGCGAACCCGGTTCTACTCATTGCTCACGCTGGCCTCGTTGGGGGCGGGTGGGCTTTTGGCCTGCGAGCGGAAGCAGGAGCCGGTGGTCTCGCCCGCGGTGGTGGCCGAGGCGCCGAAGCCTCGCGGACCCAAACCGCTGACGCCCGACCAGCTCGCGCACTTCTTCCGGCCCGTGCCTCCCGGCAAGGACGCGAAGCCCGCGCCCAAGGACACACCTTCACAGGTGGAACTGGGCCGGATGCTCTTCTTCGAGCCGCGCCTGTCGAAGAACCACGACGTCTCCTGCAACACCTGCCACGGCCTGGGCACCTACGGCGTGGACAACAAGGCGCTGTCGGACGGGCACAAGGGACTCAAGGGCGCGCGCAACTCGCCCACCGTCTACAACGCGGCGGGACACATCGCGCAGTTCTGGGATGGGCGCGCGGACACGCTGGAGGCGCAGGCGACGGGGCCCATCCTCAATCCGGTGGAGATGGCCATGCCGGACGCGCGCCGGGTGGTGACGACGCTGTCCTCCATGCCGGAGTACGTCGCGCGCTTCCGCGAGGCCTTCCCCGGCGAGAAGAAGCCGGTGTCGCTGGAGAACGCCGCCAGGGCGCTGGCCGCGTTCGAGCGGGGCCTCACCACCACGTCGCGCTTCGACCGGTTCGTCGCGGGAGACCCTTCCGCGCTGACCGAGACGGAGCAGCGGGGCCTGCAGCTCTTCGCGAGCACGGGCTGCACCACGTGCCACAACGGGCCCACCGTGGGCGGGCTGTCGTTCCAGCGGCTGGGGTTGGTGGAGGACTACCCGGGGCTCAAGGACGCGGGCCGGTTCGACGTGACGAAGAACGAGGATGACCGGGGCAAGTTCCGGGTGCCCACGCTGCTCAACGTCGAGCGCACGGGGCCGTACCTGCATGACGGCAGCGTGAAGGACCTGCCGACGATGGTCCGGTTGATGGCCCGGCACCAGCTCGCGCGGACGCTGACGGACGCGGAGGTGGATGACCTGGTGGCCTTCCTCAAGAGCCTCACGGGAGCGCTTCCGCCCGCGGAGCGCATCGCCGCGCCCGCGCTCCCGCCGAGTACCCCGAAGACTCCCAAGCCGGACCCGTCTTGA